The DNA window TAAGGTACTTTATATTAACTaactacctactaatatattTCTATGAGTCATGGTTGATGgtcagatttatatattttctttgttatatatgttatatatatatagttttacattAAAGCAAATGTGGCtaaagcaaaaatataaatggtCCCGTAACTGTACCCTGTGGGACGCTCATTTTGGTAGATTATAACCAGGGAGGTAGGTAACACAAAAGAAATGccttttacatttttcatttttaccaTAAAATCAAGTGCAACTTTTTTGATTCCATGAATTatgaaaagtattattattattatttttttcatttattattctaAAGCATACGCAAGATCGTTTTCAGTATTTGCTTTCAAATTGTCAACAACATTCAATTGTAAGTTTCCCTCACGAGATTTCATTTTACCAGTTTCGCTGTTAAGTTcccggttgttttttttatttttattctttacaagttagcccttgactacaatctcatctgatggtaagtggtgatgtagtcttagatgaaagcgggctaacttgttaggagaaggatgaacatccacacccctttcggtttctacacggcatcgtaccggaacgctaaatcgcttggcggtacgacgaACTAGCCACGaacgaaacctcccaccagccaaaaacacaAAACTAACTATGTGTTGTTCTACAGGAGCGTGACCCATTCGATGAGTACAACCAGACGTTCGTGATATCAGAGGCGGCGCACTGGGACCGCCAGCAGCAGTTCAAGAAGACCAAGCCCATCGCCATCAAGGAGACGGACACGCGCGAGGGCTGGGTGCGCGTGGAGCTGGCCTGGGCCGTGCGGGTGTGGCTCGAGGGGCGCGAGCGAGTGCACACACTGCACGTTGCTTGCAGGACATGTCAGGTGAGGACACCAAGTCATAGAATGCCCTTACAGCTTCTATTTTCCTTACCTTCTACAACATGGGTAActtttaggcaagcgcgttttaCCATAGGCATCATTCCCTACCATCAAGCGTTATTGCAGTCGAGCGCTTGCCTAAATCAATCCAAAAAAAGTAAGGGTCGAATTGTGGGAAGGGAAGGAGGGGTTTTTCTTCATACTAGGCATTTTTCAGGTTGTTGACTGGTGTAGGTACGTACTCGTAGTCCTATAATGATATGCACTCAGAAGACTACTTTTACCAGCCTTTACTTCATAGAGATAGAGAGTACATAGTTTTGCTCGTTGTTTCATATTCCTCTGTATTCAGATTCAGTAATACCGTATTGATGTCAGTAAGGCCTGGCCGTAAAacaggctaataatgatgatgattgacgtCGTCTTCCTCCTTGCGTGCTCTATACAGAGGACTGTCATACCTTCAATTGAAAGGTTTGTTAAGCTGGCAGTACTCTGTTATCCGTACTATTACTATACAGATCGGCAGACTAATAACTGCTCCATCTCCTCCACAGTTACGCAAAGCACCGCTGTCTTTCCACGAGAAACACCGGCCGTTCCTCGTCCTCTACACAAAGTATGCGGGCAAGAGACGGCGAGGACGCGCGCTGGAGTGCGGCGCCACCACCAGCGAATGCTGCAGAGAGCCGCTCTACGTCAGCTTCCGCGAGCTGGGCTGGGACGACTGGATCATCCGCCCCGATGGATACCACGCTTACTTCTGCAAGGGGTCTTGCGCGCCCATTTCCGCTGTTTCACAAGCGGATAGCTACCACCATAATATCATAAGGGTAACTATCAAAATCTTATATCAGCCGTAGTAGGGTGGAGGGCGGATGTTAATGAAATTAAGGTTgagatttttctttacaagttagcccttgactacaatatcaactgatgataagtgatgatgcaatcttagatggaagcgggctaacttgataggaggaagATAAAAGTCCACACTTTTCCCTTtccgttaaatcgcttggcggtacgtttttgtcggtagggtagtaacaagcctcccaccagccaaaattgtAGGGTAATTATATGGTAGAGCCAAGAACAAGCAGCTTTGCACTAAGCAACTCGACTGAATGGTCTTGGCAGTTTGCTTTGCATTTggctgtattttgtttttactgcCTGCCCTTGTCCAGACGTCTGCTAGCATTGGCTAGTGTAATCTGTAAGTAACCTTTTCCGATTTCCTGACTGAAGTCGCGAACGTCGTATGGATTGGCATATCCACTTGACACGCAAGCTCGCCAAATATAATTCTTAGGTTAAGTAATTTTTGTCGTCATATCAAACGTTATTGAATCAGCTGGTTGATTTTTACCTTCTTGCTGTGTAGTCACATTTGTTGAAGCTAATAACTTTCTCTTCTCTTCCAGAAATACTTCTACACGGTGGAGAGGCGCGCAGAGTTCAAGCCATGCTGTGCTCCGACCACATTCAGCTCTCTCCAACTGCTGTACATGGACTCCAACAACACGGTGACACAGAAGACCCTGCCCAACATGGTGGTGGAGTCTTGTGGGTGCATGTGAGAACTACTGTagtatattttgtgtaaataggtattagttgatgttaagtgatagtTTGTCTAGTGCTGGTTGATGTTGAATGATAGTTTTGAGTGATAGTGACAATTTGATGTTTTGTGATAGTTGATTTTAAATGGTTTAATGGTGATTATTGATCACTGATACAGATTGCGGCAAGTAAGTTGATTCAAAATAGCGGTCACTTGCGTAGGTACAAATGAAATGGTTATGGTGGAAATACAAATGCTTTACGATTAACCGTGAATTTGAAGATGTCAAAGAACTGAAAATTTCGTATAGGTAGTGCCACCAATTTTCTCACTAACTTTCTAAGCCGGTGGCCAAAACTTTAACTAAACTCCACACCaggaaacaagtcccgtagacgcggcgctaatgtcataaggttctcattgtcatttgataatggcggtcttatgTCACTTGTGTagggcgctgtcaattttagttcaggatttagccgcgggacttctttcgtggcgcagaGGCATTAAATACGATAGAGactggctaatgaaagtagagactgaattgcccgccaaatttataaaatcatttaaacaaattaaaaaacaagctttttcataatttgtttaaattatttttttgtttgtgaatatattactacctataaataaatattaaactcagttattccaatatttgcactataattatCAGAATTgactccgatttttttttaatttggcgggcaatttcagtctctactttcattagccaaactccaGTAATGGCGTCCCATCAACTCAACGCCATCTTAGATTAGGTAAATAAATCTGGTTGCCATTTTTACGCGTGGCACCTAAAGGTACGTACGTCGATAACAcccgataataataaataagcagTAAGTAATGTATAATAATGTGTTTATACATTACTTACTGCGTAT is part of the Bicyclus anynana chromosome 25, ilBicAnyn1.1, whole genome shotgun sequence genome and encodes:
- the LOC112051400 gene encoding inhibin beta B chain; the encoded protein is MRVFYVLLLGLIPDLGNIGACANCVSAELTVRELNDVRIEFVKQQILRKLRLSRKPAVAVPVNSLPVPVAQGQTLSQGTDKPPEFDEYYGRTEQKIIFPVEGECLTSGRYPFTCLQFELPPDVEPEEVTVVELWFYKERDPFDEYNQTFVISEAAHWDRQQQFKKTKPIAIKETDTREGWVRVELAWAVRVWLEGRERVHTLHVACRTCQLRKAPLSFHEKHRPFLVLYTKYAGKRRRGRALECGATTSECCREPLYVSFRELGWDDWIIRPDGYHAYFCKGSCAPISAVSQADSYHHNIIRKYFYTVERRAEFKPCCAPTTFSSLQLLYMDSNNTVTQKTLPNMVVESCGCM